CCAGCCTTGCGGCACTGGTTTCAGGGTCCAGTTGGACGAACGGTATTAGCTGAAGAGCGGCCGTTAATTGCTGACGCGATTAGTGATGCATCGACTGCAAAATACAATCTATTGAATTTGAGCGTAATACCAGAGCGCTGCCCGATCGCCAGTGACGTATTCCAACGTCAATTTTGTTTGGGGGGAATGCAGCATTACGGACTGAGCCAAGTGCTCGATGTACTATGTGATTTTGAGCACCTACCGGTCGCTAGCGAATCACAAGATGTTGTTGTCTTACATCATCTACTGGAGTTTGTAGATAATCCTCATAAAGTGCTTCGTGAAGTGGAACGTGTCATCGTCCCTCACGGTAAAGTGGTCATCTGTGGGATCAACCCTTATTCTTTTTTGGCAATGCGCGGAGTGCTTGGCCGTCTTAAAGGCAGCCCAATGTGGCAGAATCATCGACTGCCAATCCACCGCTTACAAGACTGGTTGTCGCTGCTGGGCTTTGAGGTCAGTGTGGTGGAGTATGGCTTTCATCGCCTGCCAGTAAGTAGCCCGAGTTATTTCATGTCACATAAACCAGCCGCAAAAAGTTTACCTATGGGTGGTGTTTTCATCCTTAGCGCGACAAAATACCGCGCTCCGTTAAGTCCC
This portion of the Zhongshania sp. R06B22 genome encodes:
- a CDS encoding class I SAM-dependent methyltransferase, yielding MAYWRTKHSPEVLLPALRHWFQGPVGRTVLAEERPLIADAISDASTAKYNLLNLSVIPERCPIASDVFQRQFCLGGMQHYGLSQVLDVLCDFEHLPVASESQDVVVLHHLLEFVDNPHKVLREVERVIVPHGKVVICGINPYSFLAMRGVLGRLKGSPMWQNHRLPIHRLQDWLSLLGFEVSVVEYGFHRLPVSSPSYFMSHKPAAKSLPMGGVFILSATKYRAPLSPSAQNLARRAKILRHPRMAGATRTIESRADYEQSPRES